A region from the Vicinamibacterales bacterium genome encodes:
- a CDS encoding DUF885 family protein yields the protein MRSYFPLTACLILVALTTVPVSTQVAAVPPPAAPGSELASLVDRYNVDRGALFRRYDVEYSPERYQRFTRFYQDWQQDLSRVKFDTLSAEGRIDYTLMRARLEYELRLLAREQQWVSEAASLASFAPTITGLLEARGRLQTMDAAKTATALDRLSRDIDTATKALDAAAKPGAVANVADPARGRQINAYRAATILSSLRDDLTAWNRYYSGYDPMFTWWAAKPYAQADKALAAYIKVLREKIVGYKEGDDEPIIGNPIGKAALVEDLASEFIPYSPEDLLAIAEREFAWCDREMLKAAREMGFGDDWRAALEKVKTLHAEPGKQTDLVRDQAREAVEYVTRRDLVTVPPLADETWRMTMMSPERQKVNPFFLGGEVIQVSFPTDAMDQADKLMSMRGNNIHFSRSTVFHELIPGHGLQQFMTARYNPHRRAFATPFWTEGWSLYWEMFLWDDGFPKTAENRVGMLFWRMHRQARIIFSLRFHLGTMTPQECIDFLVTRVGHERANAEAEVRRSFNGTYPTLYQLAYMIGGLQFRAMQAELVGSKRMTNRQFHDAVLQAGSMPVELVRASLTKQLLAADFKTTWKFDARE from the coding sequence ATGCGCAGCTACTTCCCGCTCACGGCCTGCCTTATCCTGGTGGCGCTGACCACCGTGCCGGTGTCGACGCAAGTAGCCGCCGTGCCGCCGCCGGCCGCGCCGGGCAGCGAACTGGCGTCACTCGTGGACCGCTACAACGTCGATCGCGGCGCCCTGTTTCGCCGCTACGACGTGGAGTACTCGCCGGAGCGCTACCAGCGATTCACCAGGTTTTACCAGGACTGGCAGCAGGACCTGTCGCGCGTGAAGTTCGATACGCTCAGCGCCGAAGGCCGAATCGACTACACGCTGATGCGTGCGAGGCTGGAGTACGAACTGCGCCTCCTCGCCCGTGAGCAACAGTGGGTCTCGGAGGCGGCGTCGCTGGCGTCCTTCGCACCCACGATAACCGGGCTGCTCGAGGCGCGAGGGCGGCTGCAGACGATGGACGCGGCGAAGACCGCGACGGCGCTCGACCGGCTGTCGCGCGACATCGACACGGCAACGAAAGCCCTGGACGCCGCAGCCAAGCCGGGCGCCGTCGCGAACGTGGCCGACCCGGCGCGCGGCCGCCAGATCAACGCCTATCGCGCCGCCACAATCCTGAGCAGTCTGCGCGACGACCTCACCGCCTGGAACCGCTACTACAGCGGCTACGACCCGATGTTCACGTGGTGGGCCGCCAAGCCGTACGCGCAAGCCGACAAGGCCCTCGCCGCCTACATCAAGGTGCTGCGCGAGAAGATCGTCGGCTACAAGGAGGGCGACGACGAGCCGATCATCGGCAACCCGATTGGCAAGGCGGCGCTGGTCGAGGACCTCGCCTCCGAGTTCATCCCCTACTCTCCGGAAGACCTGCTCGCCATCGCCGAGCGCGAGTTCGCATGGTGCGACCGCGAAATGTTGAAGGCCGCGCGCGAGATGGGATTCGGCGACGACTGGCGCGCCGCCCTCGAGAAGGTGAAGACCTTGCACGCCGAGCCCGGCAAGCAGACCGACCTGGTTCGCGACCAGGCCCGCGAGGCCGTGGAATATGTCACCAGGCGCGACCTCGTCACCGTGCCGCCGCTCGCCGACGAGACCTGGCGCATGACGATGATGTCGCCCGAGCGGCAGAAGGTGAACCCGTTCTTCCTGGGCGGCGAGGTCATCCAGGTGTCGTTCCCCACCGACGCCATGGACCAGGCCGACAAGCTGATGAGCATGCGCGGCAACAACATCCACTTCTCGCGCTCGACCGTGTTCCACGAGCTGATTCCGGGCCACGGCCTGCAGCAGTTCATGACCGCGCGCTACAACCCGCATCGCCGCGCCTTCGCCACGCCCTTCTGGACCGAAGGCTGGTCGCTGTACTGGGAGATGTTCCTGTGGGACGACGGGTTCCCGAAGACAGCGGAGAACCGCGTCGGCATGCTGTTCTGGCGCATGCATCGCCAGGCCCGCATCATCTTCTCGCTGCGGTTCCACCTCGGCACGATGACGCCGCAGGAGTGCATCGACTTCCTGGTCACCCGCGTCGGCCACGAGCGCGCCAACGCCGAAGCCGAAGTGCGCCGTTCGTTCAACGGCACCTACCCCACGCTCTACCAGCTCGCCTACATGATCGGCGGGCTCCAGTTCCGGGCCATGCAGGCGGAACTGGTGGGCTCAAAACGGATGACCAACCGTCAGTTTCACGATGCGGTGCTGCAAGCCGGCAGCATGCCGGTGGAACTGGTACGCGCTTCGTTGACCAAGCAACTGCTGGCCGCAGACTTCAAGACAACGTGGAAGTTTGACGCGCGGGAATAG
- a CDS encoding RidA family protein → MVLTAILFTAQAVMAQQIERINPPGLSTPATYSHIVKAGGILYIAGQVGADAQGKVVGPGMVEQVEQVMKNLQIALKSQGLDFSHVTKINIYVTDVDAFRAPDAAAVRARYFGTNRPASTLVGVTRLASPDYKVEIEATAHLPGGARLLKQ, encoded by the coding sequence GTGGTGCTGACGGCAATCCTGTTCACGGCCCAGGCGGTGATGGCGCAGCAGATCGAGCGCATCAACCCGCCTGGCCTCAGCACGCCGGCCACCTATTCGCACATCGTCAAGGCCGGTGGCATTCTCTACATCGCCGGCCAGGTCGGCGCCGACGCGCAGGGCAAGGTCGTTGGTCCCGGCATGGTCGAACAGGTCGAGCAGGTGATGAAGAACCTGCAGATTGCGTTGAAGTCACAGGGCCTGGATTTCTCGCACGTCACCAAGATCAACATCTACGTCACCGACGTCGACGCCTTCCGTGCGCCAGACGCGGCCGCCGTGCGCGCCAGGTATTTCGGCACGAACCGACCCGCCAGCACGCTGGTCGGTGTGACGCGCCTCGCCAGCCCAGACTACAAGGTCGAAATCGAAGCCACCGCACACCTGCCCGGCGGCGCCCGCCTGCTGAAGCAATAG
- a CDS encoding TonB-dependent receptor → MIRQSRFVLAGSLVSALFVAPVPAFTQAPAPTAAQAATTRGNVVDISGAVIPDAEVVVRTRDGRSITVRTDGFGNFEAGTLAAQIRVTSEGFEPVDVTVSGSGLVYVVLRPLNFADSVVVTATRGAERLPSAASSTVITSAELSNMAAGSLDDALRSTPGFTLFRRTSSRVANPTTQGVTLRGVSGSGASRTLVLADGVPLNDPFGSWVYWNRVPQAAVDRVEVVRGATGDLYGAGALGGVVQVLTVQPSRTRARATFDGGSHDTFRGSLFGAAERDGWSATGAYEGVRTDGAYLVASEARGVADQKADSDYQTGFATVGRRRDNWHVTLRGAGYTEARGNGTKVQVNNTDWRQFSADGGGLVGGGVLQLQAAASSQDYYQTFSFVAAGRATERLTFAQTIDTTHGMANGQWTRPVGRVTMIVGADYRRTKSSQDEMRYILVSGVNTPTGPFVSGGTESVAAGYARASVTATDSLTFELGARADHWTSDPQDPAQATKTVNFVSPRGALAWRRGRYQMQASAYYANRTPSLNELHRRFAVGNAVTNANPQLEPETLTGVEGGVLTQFARASIRATAFYNDLDGAIANVTLSQTPTQIIRQRQNSDKIRATGVEFELDTRLTNSLSFNGQVVLTSSHFRGSVATPALKDKHVPQVPVFQGGFGLTWAEPRWFTAATQVRFSGEQFDDDLNTEAFTLGSYAVWDATVSRAIVRGLNAFVAVENITDTEYDAGRTPIRLVGWPRTVRVGARVSWQ, encoded by the coding sequence ATGATCCGACAGTCTCGCTTTGTCCTCGCCGGCAGCCTGGTGTCGGCCTTGTTCGTCGCCCCAGTGCCGGCGTTCACGCAGGCCCCCGCACCCACGGCCGCACAGGCCGCCACCACGCGTGGCAACGTCGTGGATATTTCCGGGGCCGTGATTCCAGACGCCGAAGTGGTCGTGCGGACCAGGGACGGGCGGTCGATCACCGTGCGGACCGACGGCTTCGGGAATTTTGAAGCCGGCACACTGGCCGCCCAGATCCGCGTGACGTCGGAGGGGTTCGAGCCGGTTGACGTGACCGTCAGCGGTTCCGGCCTGGTCTACGTGGTGTTGCGCCCGCTCAACTTCGCCGACTCGGTCGTGGTCACCGCCACCCGCGGCGCCGAGCGCCTGCCGAGCGCCGCCAGTTCCACCGTGATTACTTCGGCCGAATTGAGCAACATGGCTGCCGGCTCGCTGGATGACGCGCTGCGCTCCACGCCCGGCTTCACGCTGTTCCGCCGCACCTCGTCGCGGGTCGCCAACCCGACGACGCAGGGCGTGACACTGCGCGGCGTTTCCGGGTCGGGAGCGAGCCGTACGCTGGTGCTCGCCGACGGCGTGCCCCTCAACGATCCGTTTGGCAGCTGGGTCTACTGGAACCGCGTGCCGCAGGCCGCGGTTGATCGCGTGGAAGTGGTCCGCGGCGCCACCGGCGATCTCTACGGCGCCGGCGCCCTGGGCGGCGTCGTCCAGGTGCTGACCGTTCAGCCGAGCCGCACCCGCGCGCGGGCCACGTTCGACGGCGGGTCGCACGACACTTTCCGCGGGTCGTTGTTCGGAGCGGCCGAGCGCGACGGCTGGTCCGCCACCGGCGCCTACGAAGGCGTCCGCACCGACGGCGCCTACCTCGTCGCCTCCGAGGCGCGCGGCGTGGCCGACCAGAAGGCCGACAGCGACTACCAGACCGGGTTCGCCACCGTGGGCCGGCGCCGCGACAACTGGCATGTGACGCTGCGCGGCGCGGGCTACACCGAGGCGCGCGGCAATGGCACCAAGGTCCAGGTGAACAACACCGATTGGCGCCAGTTCTCGGCGGACGGCGGTGGCCTGGTCGGCGGCGGCGTCCTCCAGCTGCAGGCCGCGGCCAGCAGCCAGGACTACTACCAGACCTTCTCGTTCGTGGCGGCCGGCCGCGCCACCGAGCGGCTGACCTTCGCGCAGACCATCGATACGACGCATGGCATGGCCAACGGCCAGTGGACGCGCCCCGTCGGCCGCGTCACCATGATTGTCGGCGCCGACTATCGCCGCACCAAGTCGTCGCAGGACGAAATGCGCTACATCCTCGTCAGCGGCGTCAACACCCCGACCGGCCCGTTCGTGTCGGGTGGCACCGAGAGTGTCGCCGCCGGCTACGCCCGGGCCAGCGTGACTGCGACCGACAGCTTGACCTTCGAGCTGGGCGCGCGCGCGGACCACTGGACCTCGGATCCGCAAGACCCCGCACAGGCCACCAAGACGGTGAACTTCGTCAGCCCGCGCGGCGCCCTGGCGTGGCGCCGGGGCCGCTACCAGATGCAGGCCTCGGCTTACTACGCCAACCGCACGCCGAGCTTGAACGAACTCCATCGTCGATTTGCCGTCGGCAACGCCGTGACCAACGCTAACCCGCAGCTCGAACCCGAGACGCTGACCGGGGTCGAGGGCGGCGTGCTGACCCAGTTCGCGCGCGCCTCGATTCGCGCGACCGCGTTCTACAACGACCTGGATGGTGCCATCGCCAACGTCACGCTGTCGCAAACGCCGACGCAGATCATTCGCCAGCGGCAGAACTCCGACAAGATTCGCGCAACGGGCGTCGAATTCGAGCTCGACACGCGCCTCACGAACTCGCTGAGCTTCAACGGCCAGGTCGTGCTGACGTCGAGCCATTTCCGCGGGTCGGTTGCCACGCCGGCGTTGAAGGACAAGCACGTTCCGCAGGTGCCCGTGTTCCAGGGCGGCTTCGGCCTGACGTGGGCCGAACCGCGGTGGTTCACGGCCGCGACGCAGGTCCGCTTCAGCGGCGAGCAGTTCGACGATGACCTCAACACGGAGGCGTTCACACTGGGATCGTATGCCGTGTGGGACGCCACCGTCAGCCGCGCCATCGTCCGCGGGCTGAACGCCTTCGTGGCGGTGGAGAACATCACCGACACCGAATACGACGCCGGCCGCACGCCGATTCGCCTGGTGGGCTGGCCGCGGACGGTGCGCGTCGGCGCGCGGGTGAGCTGGCAATAA
- a CDS encoding TIGR00730 family Rossman fold protein, producing the protein MAEADRVLLEGPHSRSRELLLLLRAGRDLIRGFRALHFVGPCVTVFGSARFEEHHRYYAMAREVGAGLAKLGFTVMTGGGPGVMEAANRGAREAGGRSVGCNIKLPMEQQPNPYLDRYVQSHYFFVRKVLLLKYSYAFVVMPGGFGTLDELSEALTLIQTRKILQFPIVLMGRDYWAPFLAMIHTMVEAGTVSAADLDLMLVTDSVPDAMAHLDRFAVEHFGLKRRKVPRASRWLGENPLAG; encoded by the coding sequence ATGGCTGAAGCCGATCGCGTACTGCTCGAAGGTCCCCATTCCCGTAGCCGGGAACTCCTCCTGTTGCTGCGGGCCGGACGCGACCTGATCCGGGGATTTCGCGCGCTGCATTTCGTGGGGCCGTGCGTCACGGTGTTCGGATCGGCCCGCTTCGAGGAGCACCATCGCTACTACGCGATGGCCCGCGAGGTGGGCGCCGGCCTGGCGAAACTGGGGTTCACGGTGATGACCGGCGGCGGCCCCGGCGTGATGGAAGCCGCCAATCGCGGGGCCCGCGAGGCCGGCGGCCGCTCGGTGGGCTGCAACATCAAGCTGCCGATGGAGCAGCAACCCAACCCGTACCTCGATCGCTACGTGCAGTCGCACTACTTCTTCGTGCGCAAGGTGCTGCTGCTCAAGTACTCCTATGCCTTCGTGGTGATGCCCGGCGGGTTCGGCACTCTCGACGAGCTGTCCGAAGCCCTCACGCTCATCCAGACGCGAAAGATCCTCCAGTTCCCCATCGTCCTGATGGGCCGCGACTACTGGGCGCCATTCCTGGCGATGATCCACACCATGGTCGAGGCCGGCACGGTCTCGGCCGCCGATCTGGACCTGATGCTGGTGACCGACTCGGTGCCAGACGCCATGGCACACCTCGACCGCTTTGCGGTCGAGCACTTCGGTCTCAAGCGCCGGAAGGTGCCTCGCGCCTCGCGGTGGCTGGGCGAAAACCCCCTTGCGGGTTAG
- the nadE gene encoding NAD(+) synthase encodes MRLAKLAVASVSPTVGAVRSNVDRLIVAARAMGEADVTIGAFPEQAIGGYPPEDLVQWRGFLDGQRRELERFAAETAGSNTVYVLGLAVSVGGQLFNSAAVVHRGTIVGLVPKEKLPTYNVFYEGRTFSRGGPGLALDAGGVPLGDYLFSFDFGEVAVEVCEDAWSPDGPMRRRCYSGAEIVVNVSSSPYRMGIDSTRREMLATRAADNQAVLLYANAVGGQDGLIYDGGGFIFQNGRLVFEAPRFEEGWWSAVVDLDRTRRLRMENTTWRSDCEAFRLQRETVPTIRVTAPTADRSALAYPSPEGGSFFLPASRGPAADPRDHALDDLFEALAHGVKSYYEKTGAFSSLGIALSGGRDSMLTLLVAWRAAQLITGGAKISAFYMPSRHSQPGTKLAAQQLADELGVTLQTIAIDEATDREVAATTEMLGGQAPTELTRQNIQARVRGQRMWNWANSSGALFLQTGDMSEKAVGYTTIGGDLEGALSVIANVPKTVVIALLERLERRYAFKGVAATLDTDPGPELADAQVAEHELMPFPVLDACLHLYAGEKMSPAEVGTALKALFPQMDPAALDQSATRFTVLFSQSIYKWVQSPLSLHVGSLDLDRERALQMPVVQKNEWT; translated from the coding sequence ATGCGTCTGGCCAAACTGGCGGTAGCCAGCGTCAGCCCCACGGTGGGCGCGGTACGCTCCAACGTTGACCGCCTGATCGTGGCGGCGCGCGCCATGGGCGAGGCCGATGTCACCATTGGCGCCTTTCCGGAACAAGCCATCGGCGGCTACCCGCCGGAAGACCTGGTGCAGTGGCGCGGCTTTCTCGACGGCCAGCGGCGGGAGCTCGAGCGCTTCGCCGCCGAGACCGCCGGCTCGAACACGGTCTACGTGCTCGGCCTCGCCGTCTCGGTCGGCGGCCAACTCTTCAACTCCGCCGCCGTCGTCCATCGCGGCACCATCGTCGGATTGGTTCCCAAGGAAAAGCTCCCGACCTACAACGTGTTCTACGAGGGCCGCACGTTCTCGCGCGGCGGCCCCGGCCTGGCGCTCGACGCCGGCGGCGTGCCGCTCGGTGACTACCTGTTCTCGTTCGACTTCGGCGAGGTGGCCGTGGAGGTCTGCGAAGACGCGTGGTCGCCGGATGGCCCCATGCGCCGGCGCTGCTATTCCGGCGCGGAGATCGTGGTCAACGTGTCGAGCTCGCCGTATCGGATGGGCATCGACTCCACCCGCCGCGAGATGCTCGCCACCCGCGCGGCCGACAACCAGGCCGTGCTGCTCTACGCCAACGCCGTCGGCGGGCAGGACGGCCTGATCTACGACGGCGGCGGCTTCATCTTCCAGAACGGGCGGCTGGTGTTCGAGGCGCCGCGCTTCGAGGAAGGCTGGTGGTCGGCGGTCGTCGACCTCGACCGCACGCGACGCCTGCGCATGGAGAACACGACGTGGCGCAGCGACTGCGAGGCGTTCCGCCTGCAGCGCGAGACCGTGCCCACCATCCGCGTGACCGCGCCCACCGCCGATCGCTCCGCGCTCGCCTATCCGTCGCCGGAGGGCGGCAGCTTCTTCCTGCCGGCCAGCCGCGGTCCGGCGGCCGACCCGCGCGACCACGCGCTGGACGACCTGTTCGAGGCGCTGGCCCACGGCGTGAAGAGCTACTACGAGAAGACCGGCGCCTTCAGCTCGCTCGGCATCGCGTTGTCGGGTGGGCGCGATTCCATGCTCACGCTGCTGGTCGCGTGGCGGGCGGCGCAGTTGATCACGGGCGGCGCGAAGATCTCGGCGTTCTACATGCCGAGCCGGCATTCGCAGCCGGGCACCAAGCTGGCGGCGCAGCAGCTGGCCGACGAGCTCGGCGTGACCCTCCAGACCATCGCGATCGACGAAGCGACGGATCGCGAAGTGGCCGCCACCACCGAGATGCTGGGCGGCCAGGCGCCGACCGAGCTGACGCGCCAGAACATCCAGGCGCGCGTGCGCGGGCAGCGCATGTGGAACTGGGCCAACTCGTCGGGCGCGCTGTTCCTGCAGACCGGCGACATGAGCGAGAAGGCCGTGGGCTACACCACCATTGGCGGCGACCTCGAAGGCGCGCTGTCGGTGATTGCCAACGTACCCAAGACGGTGGTGATCGCGCTGCTCGAACGGCTGGAGCGGCGCTACGCCTTCAAGGGCGTGGCGGCCACGCTCGACACCGATCCCGGTCCCGAACTGGCGGATGCGCAGGTCGCCGAGCACGAGTTGATGCCCTTCCCCGTGCTCGATGCCTGCCTGCACCTGTATGCCGGCGAGAAGATGTCGCCGGCGGAAGTGGGCACCGCGCTCAAGGCGCTGTTCCCGCAGATGGATCCCGCCGCACTCGACCAGAGCGCGACGCGGTTTACCGTCCTCTTCTCACAGTCGATCTACAAGTGGGTGCAATCGCCGCTGTCGCTGCACGTCGGCTCGCTGGACCTCGATCGCGAACGCGCGCTGCAAATGCCGGTGGTACAAAAGAACGAATGGACGTAG
- a CDS encoding RNA methyltransferase has protein sequence MSIIPVDTLDDPRVADYQHTANPKHLAERSLFVAEGRLVVRKLLDLRHWTLHSILLTPAAADNLSDVLPLTDAPVYVVDQDLMNAIAGFNIHRGCLALARRPVAATLDRIASGPLSRVLLMEGVSNPDNVGGLFRTAAAFGVNLVVLGPACGDPLYRKAIRTSMAATLVVPFVTAPQWPGAIADLRTDGFTVAALTPHHEAVPLRDVSRHAKLALLVGAEGDGLSEAAMAAATFRVRIPMTSAIDSLNVTTAASIAMYHCWQE, from the coding sequence GTGTCGATCATCCCAGTAGACACCCTCGACGACCCCCGTGTCGCCGACTATCAACACACGGCCAACCCGAAGCATCTCGCCGAGCGCTCGCTCTTCGTCGCCGAAGGCCGGTTGGTGGTGCGCAAACTGCTGGACTTGCGGCACTGGACGCTCCACTCCATCCTCCTGACTCCAGCCGCGGCCGACAACCTGAGCGACGTGCTGCCCCTGACCGACGCGCCAGTCTACGTCGTCGATCAGGACCTGATGAATGCCATCGCCGGGTTCAACATCCATCGCGGCTGCCTCGCCCTGGCGCGCCGTCCCGTTGCCGCGACACTGGATCGCATTGCCAGCGGACCGCTCTCGCGCGTCCTCCTCATGGAGGGCGTGAGCAACCCCGACAACGTCGGCGGCCTGTTTCGCACCGCGGCCGCCTTCGGTGTGAACCTGGTGGTGCTCGGGCCGGCCTGCGGTGATCCGCTTTACCGCAAGGCCATCCGCACTTCGATGGCCGCCACGCTGGTCGTGCCGTTCGTGACCGCACCGCAGTGGCCGGGGGCGATTGCCGACCTCAGGACCGATGGCTTCACCGTGGCTGCCCTCACTCCTCATCACGAAGCGGTGCCGCTGAGGGATGTCTCGCGGCACGCCAAGCTCGCCCTGCTGGTGGGCGCCGAGGGCGACGGCCTGAGCGAGGCGGCGATGGCCGCCGCGACCTTTCGCGTGCGCATTCCCATGACCTCGGCCATCGACTCGCTGAACGTGACCACCGCGGCGTCGATTGCGATGTACCATTGCTGGCAGGAATAA
- the nuoB gene encoding NADH-quinone oxidoreductase subunit NuoB, translating to MLGIIAKSLGTGVLTEADPFGGRASFGFPVVDFSRCTACGECAQSCPSGAIQAATPTEGCKTLSLSYAACIQCRACVTACPEKAIGVSDGVEVAAYTREQLAQTASFTVDPETGRATFSQDAVHHGPGLAESAFRLRDRIRGRLGRSLHVRQVDAGSCNGCELEIAATANPLYDLERFGIHLVASPRHADVLLVTGPVTRNMEIALRRTYDAAPEPRVVVAVGTCGCSGGIFGEGTYAAIGGVDRVLPVDVYIPGCPPRPQAILNGLLVAMGVREARILPSREQ from the coding sequence ATGTTGGGAATCATCGCCAAGAGCCTGGGGACCGGAGTACTCACCGAAGCCGACCCGTTTGGCGGGCGTGCCTCCTTCGGGTTTCCGGTGGTCGACTTCAGCCGCTGCACCGCCTGTGGCGAGTGCGCGCAGTCGTGTCCGAGCGGCGCAATCCAGGCCGCGACGCCGACCGAGGGCTGCAAGACGCTCTCGTTGTCGTACGCCGCGTGCATCCAGTGCCGTGCGTGCGTCACCGCGTGCCCCGAGAAGGCGATCGGCGTCTCGGACGGCGTCGAAGTCGCCGCGTATACGCGCGAACAGCTCGCGCAGACCGCGTCGTTCACTGTCGACCCGGAGACCGGCCGAGCCACCTTTTCTCAAGATGCGGTCCACCACGGGCCCGGCCTGGCCGAATCCGCGTTTCGCTTACGCGACCGCATTCGCGGCCGGCTCGGGCGGTCGCTCCATGTGCGCCAGGTGGACGCCGGGAGCTGCAACGGCTGCGAGTTGGAGATTGCCGCGACCGCCAATCCTCTGTACGACCTGGAGCGCTTCGGGATCCACCTGGTCGCGAGCCCGCGGCACGCCGACGTGCTGCTGGTGACCGGGCCGGTGACGCGCAACATGGAGATTGCCCTGCGCCGAACCTACGATGCGGCGCCCGAACCGCGGGTCGTCGTCGCAGTCGGCACATGCGGGTGCAGCGGTGGGATCTTTGGCGAGGGTACCTATGCCGCGATCGGGGGCGTCGACCGGGTGCTGCCGGTGGACGTCTACATCCCGGGGTGTCCGCCGCGCCCACAAGCCATTCTCAACGGCCTGCTCGTGGCGATGGGGGTTCGCGAGGCGCGAATCCTACCCAGCCGGGAACAGTAA